From one Anopheles cruzii chromosome 3, idAnoCruzAS_RS32_06, whole genome shotgun sequence genomic stretch:
- the LOC128272439 gene encoding uncharacterized protein LOC128272439: MYAQNGSEGGGPTENVRAVDFRSDTVSVPTPSMRRAIFEATVGDDVYGEDPTVRKLEQRSAALFGKEAALFVPSGTMANLLAIMVHCSRRGTEAIVGDLAHGFLYEQGGASQFAGVLLSTIRNNPDGTFCLNEVSKKFRGYDVHEPNTVLVMVENTHNICGGKVVPLEWLEKLSKICAEKGAKVHMDGARVFNAAAYMDVPVSRIVRDVDSVCYCLSKGLACPVGSVLLGTAEFIKEAHRLRKALGGGMRQVGFLAAAGLCALDEIVPKLKDDHARTRRVAEAIDQLRSPIFKVDLANLHTNILLIQILNKQIHSSDLSHRLATVHPEEIAAGVVDSQGNGIAVKLSARDWAFARIVLYTNITDEEVELAIKKIQYVFKEYEKNV; encoded by the exons ATGTATGCTCAAAACGGTTCCGAAGGTGGCGGTCCGACGGAGAACGTGCGTGCGGTCGACTTTCGCTCCGATACCGTCAGCGTGCCAACACCGAGCATGCGCCGAGCCATCTTCGAGGCAACCGTCGGAGACGACGTCTACGGCGAAGATCCAACCGTGCGGAAGCTGGAGCAACGATCGGCCGCCCTGTTCGGCAAGGAGGCCGCCCTATTTGTTCCCTCCGGCACAATGGCTAATCTGCTGGCAA TAATGGTCCACTGTTCGCGCCGCGGAACCGAAGCCATCGTCGGCGATCTTGCGCACGGGTTTCTCTACGAGCAAGGAGGCGCGTCCCAGTTTGCCGGAGTGCTGCTAAGCACCATCCGCAACAATCCGGACGGGACGTTCTGCTTAAACGAGGTGTCGAAGAAATTTCGTGGCTACGACGTCCACGAACCTAATACCGTGCTCGTGATGGTTGAAAACACGCACAACATTTGTGGCGGTAAGGTCGTCCCGCTCGAGTGGCTCGAGAAGCTGTCGAAAATTTGCGCGGAAAAGGGCGCCAAAGTGCACATGGATGGCGCTCGCGTTTTCAACGCGGCCGCGTATATGGATGTACCCGTGTCGCGTATCGTGCGAGACGTCGATTCGGTGTGCTACTGCTTGAGCAAGGGCTTGGCGTgtccggtcggttcggtgcttTTGGGCACAGCAGAGTTTATTAAGGA GGCACACCGTTTGCGGAAGGCACTGGGCGGTGGTATGCGGCAGGTTGGATTCTTGGCCGCAGCCGGACTCTGCGCATTGGACGAGATCGTTCCGAAGCTGAAAGATGATCACGCACGCACCAGACGCGTGGCGGAAGCAATCGATCAATTGAGAAGCCCAATTTTCAAAGTAGATTTGGCCAATCTGCACACCAACATTCTGCTGATTCAGATCCTCAACAAGCAAATACACTCGAGCGACCTGTCGCACCGGCTGGCCACAGTCCATCCGGAAGAAATTGCGGCTGGCGTTGTCGATTCGCAGGGCAACGGAATAGCGGTGAAGCTGAGCGCCCGTGATTGGGCATTTGCCCGCATCGTGTTATACACCAATATTACCGACGAGGAGGTTGAGCTAGCTATAAAGAAAATTCAATATGTGTTCAAGGAATATGAAAAAAACGTGTAA
- the LOC128272938 gene encoding zinc finger protein OZF-like codes for MDNSVPHNEALDAEIPRICRMCLSKDTVEPLTSRGLGGNLLKKIFEYTNVQMLPLAEHPSYLCKTCKSRLNDFQMFHWRCRTNVEMVNRLIDAPDLTNLIKTETDADHSDDYMHPIEGAQENLQQKDWLYDNYPQDDLFETEEQSLDRASNALECKLEEPSDDDSIEQSGYVGNPSVSVEEQQHPLPLNGQLDDLFETEEPSEEALLECKLEEPSDDDSIEQSGHTDNAFVSIAEQQHPLSSNEHQSFQSDTSDTESSESAKSDPKAIRNMNGVKKHQCLHCPAQFDYPSRLVAHIRSHTGEKPFKCGVCGKAFFAAGTLRNHALIHNKDLHLLCPHCPSQFSNRFLLENHIRTHTGEKPYQCKLCNKAFHTSSILAGHYKIHSKDQHQCPHCPASFARSDSLQIHIRTHTGEKPFKCDVCSKGYRSPQHLKLHLNVHNEVKEHKCTHCTAGFAHLFKLKIHMRSHTGEKPFKCDVCGKAFRTTSNRWHHMKIHNKT; via the exons ATGGACAATTCAGTGCCTCACAACGAAGCATTAGACGCCGA GATTCCGCGCATATGTCGAATGTGCCTATCGAAAGATACTGTGGAGCCGCTGACTTCCCGCGGCTTGGGTGGAAATCTCTTGAAAAAAATCTTCGAATATACCAACGTTCAG ATGCTGCCGTTAGCAGAACatccatcgtatttgtgtaAAACCTGTAAATCGCGTCTGAATGATTTTCAAATGTTCCACTGGCGATGCAGAACGAACGTTGAGATGGTCAACCGACTTATAGATGCACCGGATCTAACTAATTTGATCAAAACTGAAACCGACGCAGACCATTCTGACGATTATATGCATCCAATCGAAGGTGCTCAAGAGAATTTGCAACAGAAAGACTGGCTATACGATAATTATCCACAGGACGATTTATTTGAAACCGAGGAACAATCGTTGGACCGAGCGTCCAACGCGTTAGAATGCAAACTGGAAGAACCATCCGATGATGATTCGATCGAACAGTCAGGATATGTTGGTAATCCATCTGTATCGGTAGAAGAACAGCAGCACCCGTTGCCGTTGAACGGACAATTGGACGACTTGTTTGAAACAGAGGAACCATCGGAGGAAGCTCTGTTGGAATGCAAACTGGAAGAACCATCCGATGATGATTCGATCGAACAGTCAGGACATACTGATAATGCATTTGTCTCGATAGCAGAACAGCAGCACCCGTTGTCGTCGAATGAGCACCAGAGTTTTCAAAGTGATACTTCAGACACCGAGTCTTCAGAGTCTGCAAAGAGCGACCCGAAAGCCATTAGAAATATGAATGGTGTGAAAAAACACCAGTGCCTTCACTGTCCGGCTCAATTCGACTACCCATCGAGACTAGTGGCTCATATACGCAGTcacaccggtgaaaagccTTTCAAGTGTGGCGTATGTGGCAAAGCGTTTTTTGCAGCCGGCACCCTTCGGAACCATGCGctaattcacaacaaggacctACATCTTCTGTGTCCCCACTGTCCCTCCCAATTCTCGAACAGATTCCTTCTGGAgaatcatatccgcactcacactggcgaaaaacCCTACCAGTGTAAATTGTGTAACAAAGCGTTCCACACGTCAAGCATTCTGGCAGGCCATTATAAAATTCACAGCAAGGATCAACATCAATGCCCCCATTGTCCAGCCAGCTTCGCGCGATCAGACAGCCTTcagattcatatccgcactcacaccggtgaaaagccTTTTAAGTGCGACGTCTGTTCCAAAGGATACCGTTCGCCGCAACATCTGAAACTGCATTTGAATGTGCACAATGAGGTCAAGGAACATAAGTGCACACACTGTACCGCTGGATTCGCGCACTTATTCAAACTGAAGATTCATATGCGCtctcacactggcgaaaagccttTCAAGTGTGATGTATGTGGTAAAGCATTCAGAACTACATCCAACCGATGGCACCATATGAAAATACACAACAAAACCTAG
- the LOC128273214 gene encoding peptidyl-prolyl cis-trans isomerase G codes for MTIDSDTGPPLERTQEKVRCFFDVSLGGLPAGRIVFELFPSIAPKTCDNFRALCTGEKGIGQKTSKPLHYKGIIFHRVVKDFMIQSGDFSNGNGTGGESIYGGTFNDESFTLKHDKAFLLSMANRGKDTNGSQFFITTQPAPHLDNVHVVFGHVVSGQDLVRQLEQLPVDRNSRPLQDAVVSNCGELIRQVKEKKEKKKKKATASSDESVDESSKKRKKDKKKKRERESSPRAARKNDIDSVEEGELEDDVHPMATVTKINPDEIPEVSNKYLMRGDGRRPTGEDYADRKRDGDQRGARDQKGFGWSKKRVPLSRSGRIIKGRGNFRYRTPSRSRSRSRSQTPIHWRAAQKRTIKMTDLEKLEEEKRQREVEIKRREAERKKRHEELAKGASKKSFFELNQEPVSTGAPLTVQSESPNGEGNGTRPERAKSDGSVDMNALDYEHQPAEQSEDTDGEDQAQTASNRKSETLAKALGVEPKKKANDSVPGGDDRRRPAEDGRNRNHSRSRSRERRRAPDEHRGRSPVHYRGGNRRPPFAGGGQHFNRFNPQRRFSGGGGGGGGGFVGGSYYSRPARPRFGGNERQDRDRRRSRSRDEKRSRRDRSNSRSRSPDRRHRRRHSSDSQSSASPDRSRRQRSESPKDARASRPARASHERGGHGKGFNGKEKEGVKKEKSPGSVATAIVAAATAAVEAASQAVAVSVKKECSSISEEEKSRLQKEKMLKRAETLLLLKSHMEKEIEEQQRKAREKQEHRVKIERGDDGPLDVVMDLAQLKQLKKETLEKLEAQEAAQRILQTVVTNVGAVASASGHKKKSKASGKRRSSSTSSSSSSSSSASSSRGSSSKKEKNRKKRKEKKRKHRRHSSSSSS; via the exons atgacGATCGATTCCGACACGGGGCCACCGCTGGAGCGGACACAGGAGAAGGTACGATGTTTTTTCGACGTCAGCCTTGGCGGGCTGCCAGCCGGTCGCATCGTGTTCGAACTGTTCCCATCGATCGCTCCGAAGACGTGCGACAACTTTCGGGCCCTGTGTACCGGCGAGAAAGGAATCGGGCAGAAAACGAGCAAACCGCTGCACTATAAG GGCATTATATTTCATCGCGTAGTGAAAGACTTTATGATTCAGTCGGGTGATTTttccaacggcaacggaacggGCGGTGAATCTATTTACGGTGGAACTTTCAACG ATGAAAGCTTCACCCTTAAGCACGACAAAGCATTTTTGCTCTCGATGGCAAACCGTGGCAAGGACACCAACGGTTCGCAGTTTTTCAT TACAACGCAACCTGCACCTCATCTTGACAA TGTACACGTTGTTTTTGGTCACGTTGTATCTGGCCAGGACCTAGTGCGCCAACTTGAGCAACTACCGGTCGATCGCAACTCGCGTCCACTGCAGGATGCGGTCGTTTCCAACTGTGGAGAGTTGATTCGCCAGGTGAAAG aaaagaaagaaaaaaagaagaaaaaggcaaCGGCATCGAGTGACGAATCGGTCGACGAGTCCAGTAAGAAGCGCAAGAAggacaaaaagaagaaacgcgAACGGGAATCCTCGCCCCGGGCGGCAAGGAAAAA CGACATAGACTCGGTCGAGGAGGGCGAACTGGAGGATGACGTTCATCCGATGGCAACGGTGACAAAGATAAACCCGGACGAAATTCCCGAAGTTTCTAACAAGTATCTGATGCGTGGCGACGGTAGGCGTCCGACCGGCGAGGACTACGCTGATCGCAAGCGGGACGGCGATCAGAGGGGTGCTCGAGATCAAAAAGGTTTCGGTTGGTCCAAAAAGCGGGTGCCACTGTCACGAAGCGGACGCATCATCAAGGGAAGAGGGAATTTT CGCTATCGTACGCCATCGCGGTCACGCAGCCGTTCTCGGAGCCAGACACCGATCCACTGGCGGGCGGCCCAGAAGCGCACCATCAAGATGACCGATCTGGAGAAGCTGGAAGAGGAAAAGCGGCAGCGTGAGGTGGAAATCAAGCGCCGCGAAGCGGAACGCAAAAAGCGCCACGAAGAGCTGGCCAAGGGTGCGTCCAAAAAATCGTTCTTCGAACTCAACCAAGAGCCAGTCTCTACGGGAGCGCCACTGACAGTCCAAAGCGAATCGCCGAACGGTGAAGGTAACGGGACGCGCCCAGAGCGAGCCAAGTCCGATGGGTCGGTCGATATGAATGCGCTGGACTACGAGCATCAGCCGGCCGAACAGTCGGAGGACACGGACGGGGAGGATCAGGCCCAGACGGCAAGCAACAGGAAGAGCGAGACGCTCGCCAAGGCACTCGGTGTGGAGCCAAAGAAGAAGGCAAACGATTCAGTCCCAGGTGGTGACGATCGACGACGTCCGGCGGAGGACGGACGGAATCGCAATCACTCTCGGAGCCGTTCGCGTGAGCGAAGACGGGCACCGGATGAACATCGGGGACGATCGCCGGTGCACTATCGTGGTGGAAACCGCCGTCCACcgttcgctggtggtggccagcacTTCAATCGGTTCAATCCTCAACGCCGGTtcagtggcggcggtggtggcggaggggGTGGTTTCGTTGGGGGATCGTACTATTCGCGGCCGGCTCGTCCGCGTTTCGGAGGCAATGAGCGACAGGATCGCGATCGGCGTCGATCCAGAAGCCGTGACGAAAAACGTTCACGCCGAGATCGTTCGAACAGTCGCTCCCGGAGCCCGGATCGGCGTCATCGCCGGCGGCACAGTAGCGATTCGCAAAGTTCCGCCTCACCCGATCGTTCGCGGCGTCAGCGTTCCGAGTCGCCGAAGGATGCGCGCGCTTCACGGCCCGCACGTGCGTCCCACGAGAGAGGTGGCCACGGGAAGGGCTTCAATGGGAAGGAAAAGGAGGGCgtgaagaaagagaaaagccCGGGCTCGGTGGCAACCGCgatcgtggccgcggccaccgctgccgtAGAGGCGGCTTCCCAAGCGGTGGCGGTCAGCGTGAAGAAGGAGTGCAGCAGCATCTCGGAGGAGGAAAAATCGCGGCTGCAGAAGGAGAAAATGCTGAAGCGTGCCGaaacgttgctgctgctcaagaGCCATATGGAGAAGGAGATCGAAGAGCAACAGCGCAAGGCACGCGAAAAGCAGGAGCACCGTGTGAAGATTGAACGCGGTGACGATGGGCCGCTCGATGTGGTCATGGATTTGGCGCAGCTGAAGCAACTCAAGAAGGAAACGCTCGAAAAACTCGAAGCACAGGAGGCCGCCCAGCGCATTCTGCAGACCGTCGTTACGAATGTCGGTGCGGTGGCTTCCGCCAGTGGCCATAAGAAGAAGTCGAAAGCAAGCGGAAAGCGTCGCTCGTCCAGCacgtcctcttcgtcctcgtcctcgtcatcTGCCTCTTCCTCGAGGGGGTCCTCttcgaagaaggaaaagaaccGCAAGAAGCGCAAGGAGAAGAAGCGCAAACATCGGCGACATTCGTCGAGCAGCTCGTCCTAG